From a region of the Arvicanthis niloticus isolate mArvNil1 chromosome 6, mArvNil1.pat.X, whole genome shotgun sequence genome:
- the Lrrc3c gene encoding leucine-rich repeat-containing protein 3C isoform X1, translating into MPGNSILLGPRSQLPAAASKQDFRRRKRGLQSLLGQPDLLGFTWPPLAVIQVHLLPSFSSSPGLCLSVTMLLLAPRLLPLLPLLLVIGTGGSVPSPQTLPQGCYRAEEAGEQTFRCSRAGLSAVPNGIPNDTRKLYLDANQLASVPDGAFQHLPALEELDLSHNALVHLSGAAFQGLEATLRHLDLSANQLASVPVAAFVGLQIQVNLSANPWRCDCALQEVLRHVRLAPGSGTGIVCGPEARPDLVGHEFLLLIREEELCGTGRGGTRRSTDVALFVTMGGWLTLVVAYLIRYVWQNRDETRRVVKRAPPVRPVRSEDSSTLSTML; encoded by the exons ATGCCAGGAAACTCTATACTCTTGGGCCCCAGGTCGCAGCTTCCAGCTGCTGCAAGCAAACAGGACTTCCGAAGGAGGAAGCGGGGTCTCCAAAGCCTACTG GGCCAACCAGACCTTCTGGGGTTTACCTGGCCTCCCTTGGCTGTCATCCAG GTTCATCTATTGCCCAGCTTCTCCTCCAGTCCAGGATTATGTTTATCTGTGACCATGCTCCTACTAGCTCCTcgcctcctgcccctcctgcccctcctgctggTGATAGGCACAGGGGGTTCTGTGCCCAGCCCCCAGACACTGCCCCAGGGCTGCTACAGAGCAGAAGAAGCCGGGGAACAGACATTCCGCTGCAGCAGGGCCGGCCTGAGCGCGGTGCCCAACGGTATCCCCAACGACACCCGAAAGCTCTACCTGGACGCCAACCAGCTGGCATCAGTTCCAGATGGAGCcttccagcacctgcctgccctGGAGGAATTAGACCTGTCTCATAATGCTCTTGTTCATCTCTCAGGGGCTGCTTTCCAGGGCCTGGAGGCCACTCTGCGCCACCTCGACCTCTCTGCCAACCAGCTAGCATCTGTGCCTGTGGCAGCCTTCGTGGGGCTGCAGATCCAAGTGAACCTGTCTGCCAACCCATGGCGCTGCGACTGTGCCCTACAGGAAGTGCTCAGGCACGTGAGGTTGGCCCCAGGCTCTGGAACAGGCATTGTGTGTGGTCCAGAAGCCCGACCAGATCTCGTGGGACACGAGTTCCTTCTGCTCATCAGGGAGGAAGAGCTGTGTGGAACTGGACGAGGTGGGACCAGAAGGAGCACGGATGTGGCCCTGTTCGTCACCATGGGGGGCTGGCTGACACTGGTAGTGGCTTATCTGATCCGCTATGTGTGGCAGAACCGGGATGAGACGCGGCGCGTGGTCAAGCGGGCTCCTCCTGTGCGGCCTGTGCGTTCAGAGGACTCCTCTACGCTCAGCACAATGCTCTGA
- the Lrrc3c gene encoding leucine-rich repeat-containing protein 3C isoform X2, giving the protein MPGNSILLGPRSQLPAAASKQDFRRRKRGLQSLLVHLLPSFSSSPGLCLSVTMLLLAPRLLPLLPLLLVIGTGGSVPSPQTLPQGCYRAEEAGEQTFRCSRAGLSAVPNGIPNDTRKLYLDANQLASVPDGAFQHLPALEELDLSHNALVHLSGAAFQGLEATLRHLDLSANQLASVPVAAFVGLQIQVNLSANPWRCDCALQEVLRHVRLAPGSGTGIVCGPEARPDLVGHEFLLLIREEELCGTGRGGTRRSTDVALFVTMGGWLTLVVAYLIRYVWQNRDETRRVVKRAPPVRPVRSEDSSTLSTML; this is encoded by the exons ATGCCAGGAAACTCTATACTCTTGGGCCCCAGGTCGCAGCTTCCAGCTGCTGCAAGCAAACAGGACTTCCGAAGGAGGAAGCGGGGTCTCCAAAGCCTACTG GTTCATCTATTGCCCAGCTTCTCCTCCAGTCCAGGATTATGTTTATCTGTGACCATGCTCCTACTAGCTCCTcgcctcctgcccctcctgcccctcctgctggTGATAGGCACAGGGGGTTCTGTGCCCAGCCCCCAGACACTGCCCCAGGGCTGCTACAGAGCAGAAGAAGCCGGGGAACAGACATTCCGCTGCAGCAGGGCCGGCCTGAGCGCGGTGCCCAACGGTATCCCCAACGACACCCGAAAGCTCTACCTGGACGCCAACCAGCTGGCATCAGTTCCAGATGGAGCcttccagcacctgcctgccctGGAGGAATTAGACCTGTCTCATAATGCTCTTGTTCATCTCTCAGGGGCTGCTTTCCAGGGCCTGGAGGCCACTCTGCGCCACCTCGACCTCTCTGCCAACCAGCTAGCATCTGTGCCTGTGGCAGCCTTCGTGGGGCTGCAGATCCAAGTGAACCTGTCTGCCAACCCATGGCGCTGCGACTGTGCCCTACAGGAAGTGCTCAGGCACGTGAGGTTGGCCCCAGGCTCTGGAACAGGCATTGTGTGTGGTCCAGAAGCCCGACCAGATCTCGTGGGACACGAGTTCCTTCTGCTCATCAGGGAGGAAGAGCTGTGTGGAACTGGACGAGGTGGGACCAGAAGGAGCACGGATGTGGCCCTGTTCGTCACCATGGGGGGCTGGCTGACACTGGTAGTGGCTTATCTGATCCGCTATGTGTGGCAGAACCGGGATGAGACGCGGCGCGTGGTCAAGCGGGCTCCTCCTGTGCGGCCTGTGCGTTCAGAGGACTCCTCTACGCTCAGCACAATGCTCTGA